One part of the Dioscorea cayenensis subsp. rotundata cultivar TDr96_F1 chromosome 2, TDr96_F1_v2_PseudoChromosome.rev07_lg8_w22 25.fasta, whole genome shotgun sequence genome encodes these proteins:
- the LOC120274120 gene encoding LOW QUALITY PROTEIN: 5-amino-6-(5-phospho-D-ribitylamino)uracil phosphatase, chloroplastic-like (The sequence of the model RefSeq protein was modified relative to this genomic sequence to represent the inferred CDS: deleted 1 base in 1 codon), which translates to MDHRRVKRRVPVRREEEESTGARVSLLWLRGSPRSPPVNKADNPRLHNPLLRQKMMGCGWLGVIFEWEGVIVEDDPKLERKAWLQLSQEEGKSPPLAFVLKRIEGMKNEQAIAEVLCWSRDPFELRRLAARKEEISRSLGGAFHQIRSGSQEFIGTLVNHSIPMALATTRPRKTLQEEMMAVGVKGSFNAIIAADDVYRGKPDPEMFVYASQLLSFIPERCIVFGNSNLTVEAAHDARMKCVAVASKQPVYELSAADLVVRRLDELSVVDLKNLADIDSLEFVSEEPELVEDVSPATVSVASDDLFW; encoded by the exons CACCGGCGCGCGCGTGTCGCTGCTCTGGCTGCGGGGATCACCGAGGTCGCCCCCGGTGAACAAGGCTGATAACCCGAGGTTGCACAACCCGTTGCTCCGGCAGAAGATGATG GGGTGTGGATGGTTGGGCGTGATCTTTGAATGGGAAGGTGTCATTGTTGAGGATGATCCTAAGTTGGAGAGGAAGGCATGGTTGCAGTTGTcccaagaagaaggaaagtCTCCACCTTTAGCCTTTGTTTTGAAGAGAATTGAAGGGATGAAGAATGAGCAAGCTATTGCTGAGGTCCTTTGTTGGTCTCGTGACCCTTTTGAGCTCCGGAGATTAGCTGCTCGGAAGGAGGAGATAAGCCGGAGTCTTGGTGgagcatttcatcaaatacGTTCTGGGTCTCAAGAATTCATTGGTACTCTTGTTAATCATAGCATACCAATGGCTTTAGCTACAACACGGCCAAGGAAAACACTCCAAGAAGAAATGATGGCAGTTGGTGTCAAAGGTTCATTCAATGCTATCATCGCTGCTGATGATGTTTACCGTGGGAAGCCTGATCCTGAAATGTTTGTGTATGCTTCTCAGCTTCTTAGCTTTATACCAGAACGGTGCATTGTGTTTGGGAATTCGAATTTGACTGTGGAAGCTGCACATGATGCTCGGATGAAATGTGTGGCTGTTGCAAGTAAGCAACCGGTGTATGAGCTTAGTGCTGCAGATCTTGTTGTGAGAAGGCTTGATGAACTTTCTGTTGTGGATTTGAAGAACCTTGCTGATATTGATTCTTTAGAGTTTGTGTCCGAAGAACCGGAGCTCGTGGAAGATGTGTCTCCGGCCACCGTCTCGGTGGCTTCTGATGATCTATTCTGGTAA